In the genome of Candidatus Ruthia magnifica str. Cm (Calyptogena magnifica), one region contains:
- a CDS encoding S1 RNA-binding domain-containing protein, which yields MGEDITSYLKAGEISENCVDDVILILKIGEEVEVAIVNVDRRTRNISVSIKAKNSVEEKEAMKNYNKQSSDAAA from the coding sequence TTGGGTGAAGATATTACAAGCTATTTGAAAGCAGGTGAAATTTCAGAAAATTGTGTTGATGATGTAATCTTGATATTAAAAATTGGCGAAGAAGTGGAGGTTGCAATTGTGAATGTTGATAGAAGGACTCGTAATATTTCAGTCAGTATTAAAGCTAAGAACTCAGTTGAAGAAAAAGAAGCAATGAAAAATTACAACAAACAATCTTCTGATGCAGCAGCTTGA
- a CDS encoding antitoxin Xre/MbcA/ParS toxin-binding domain-containing protein, with protein sequence MEISKLDDKIQSKLTLQLSQILENWHLENVEQLKLLGLDGIIKSRHLYLYRRLDKSFDFDEQLSKRTEIILGISESLGTTFPTHKEYGAIWLKRSVKKFKHKTPLELMLSGDIGMMRVWHFLDCTQGWKN encoded by the coding sequence ATGGAGATTTCCAAGTTAGATGATAAGATTCAGTCAAAGCTTACTTTACAGTTGTCTCAAATCTTAGAAAATTGGCATTTAGAAAATGTTGAGCAACTTAAATTATTAGGTTTAGATGGGATTATTAAGTCTAGACATTTGTACCTATACAGGCGTTTAGATAAGTCGTTTGATTTTGATGAGCAATTGTCAAAACGTACTGAAATAATTTTAGGGATTAGCGAGTCTTTGGGTACAACTTTTCCAACCCATAAAGAATATGGGGCAATTTGGCTTAAGCGTTCGGTTAAAAAATTTAAACATAAAACACCACTGGAACTCATGTTGAGTGGTGATATTGGCATGATGCGTGTTTGGCATTTTTTGGATTGTACTCAAGGGTGGAAAAATTGA
- a CDS encoding cell envelope integrity protein TolA encodes MNINFFKKIKLPKIARQHPFAFWITIVFHIGLVIGLLFSNVQRWEIPKQIAKSNVTFKAVTINLTEIKKEKQRLIKIKQKREKRFKALQRAEKKVENERYKEQQRLKKLKVKVKQERKAKTIAERKRKEAESKSKQALKKKKLAEKEALEAEKKKQAIEKLRQVEAKKFKKEQDNRSLKKEIQAEEDQDRQLAQENILNELKFNYINQIALRIKEKWRYQGAKDSWSCDVEILQDLNGQVKSVNLRFCNVDDSAKAQSFKDSIERAVYKASPLPYAPDKSVFDAQVLFHFKVN; translated from the coding sequence ATGAATATTAATTTTTTTAAAAAAATTAAATTGCCTAAAATTGCTAGGCAACACCCTTTTGCTTTTTGGATAACAATTGTGTTTCATATTGGGTTAGTTATTGGCTTGCTATTTTCAAATGTTCAACGTTGGGAAATTCCAAAACAGATTGCCAAATCAAACGTGACATTTAAAGCAGTGACGATTAATTTAACTGAGATTAAAAAAGAAAAACAGCGATTAATTAAAATTAAGCAAAAGCGAGAAAAGCGCTTTAAAGCGTTACAACGTGCAGAAAAAAAAGTTGAGAATGAACGTTATAAAGAACAACAACGTTTGAAAAAACTTAAAGTAAAAGTTAAACAAGAGAGAAAAGCCAAAACCATTGCTGAAAGAAAAAGAAAAGAGGCCGAGAGTAAAAGTAAGCAAGCCTTAAAGAAAAAGAAGTTGGCTGAAAAGGAAGCCCTTGAAGCGGAAAAGAAAAAACAAGCAATTGAAAAATTACGTCAAGTTGAAGCTAAAAAATTCAAAAAAGAGCAAGATAATCGTTCATTAAAAAAAGAGATTCAAGCTGAAGAAGACCAAGATAGACAACTTGCTCAAGAGAATATTTTAAATGAGCTAAAGTTTAACTATATCAATCAAATTGCCTTAAGAATAAAAGAAAAATGGCGCTATCAAGGTGCCAAAGATAGTTGGAGTTGTGATGTTGAAATTTTGCAAGATTTGAATGGACAGGTAAAAAGTGTTAACCTTAGATTTTGTAATGTTGATGATAGTGCTAAGGCGCAATCATTTAAAGACTCAATTGAGCGTGCTGTTTATAAAGCTTCGCCATTACCATACGCGCCTGATAAGAGTGTATTTGATGCACAAGTCTTGTTTCATTTTAAGGTCAATTAA
- the hemA gene encoding glutamyl-tRNA reductase: MSQIAILSVNHQLVPVEVREKVAFTPDKLIQALNNLHHIDGIDACIILSTCNRVEIYVASNHKNSEELLSNYLAKTHNIKRDIIDSYLNYFEGNEALTHLCNVATGLDSLVLGEPQILGQLKNAYHIAKEVKTLNKLLEKLFQHTFSTAKKVRTNTQIGASPVSIAYCAVKLSEKIFEQLSEQTVLLIGAGEMIELCAHYLNQKGVNKMIVANRTIENAKKIAHLYQAQSIGLKQFSSFVYKADIIISSTAASMPIIGKGLIESALKKRKHKPIFMLDIAIPRDIEPEVGQLDDVYLYTIDDLGQVVNDNIGNREKEKGLAQEIIVKQNQVFNKWLDTIPNEQMVQSYQFGANSIKNELLEKAIKQLKNGANSEDTIRKLADQLANKLLHLPFKNIKQTSIENLSQCEGCIPYIKN, translated from the coding sequence ATGTCACAAATTGCAATTTTAAGTGTTAATCACCAGCTCGTGCCTGTTGAAGTGCGAGAAAAAGTTGCTTTTACACCGGATAAATTAATTCAAGCACTAAATAATCTTCATCATATTGACGGTATTGATGCCTGCATTATTCTTTCCACCTGTAACCGCGTAGAAATTTACGTTGCTTCTAATCATAAAAACTCTGAAGAACTATTAAGTAATTATCTTGCCAAAACACACAATATTAAACGTGATATAATAGATTCTTACTTAAATTATTTTGAAGGCAATGAGGCGCTTACACATTTATGCAATGTCGCCACAGGTCTTGATTCATTAGTATTGGGCGAGCCACAGATTCTAGGCCAATTAAAAAATGCCTACCACATAGCAAAAGAAGTCAAAACTCTGAATAAGCTATTAGAAAAACTATTCCAACATACATTCTCAACCGCCAAAAAAGTACGTACTAATACTCAAATTGGTGCTTCACCTGTCTCAATTGCCTATTGTGCAGTTAAACTTAGTGAAAAGATTTTTGAGCAGTTATCCGAACAAACTGTTTTACTCATCGGAGCAGGAGAGATGATTGAACTGTGTGCACATTATCTTAATCAAAAAGGAGTCAACAAGATGATTGTTGCCAATAGAACCATTGAAAATGCAAAAAAAATTGCCCATTTATATCAGGCACAATCTATCGGTTTAAAACAATTTTCATCCTTTGTGTACAAAGCAGATATTATCATTTCTTCAACAGCAGCTTCAATGCCAATTATCGGTAAAGGCTTAATCGAAAGTGCTTTAAAAAAGCGCAAACACAAACCAATATTTATGCTTGATATTGCCATTCCTAGAGACATCGAGCCTGAAGTGGGTCAATTAGATGATGTGTATTTATACACCATTGATGATTTAGGACAAGTGGTTAATGATAATATTGGCAATAGAGAAAAAGAAAAAGGCTTGGCTCAAGAAATCATCGTTAAACAAAATCAAGTCTTTAATAAGTGGTTGGATACTATACCTAATGAGCAAATGGTACAATCTTACCAATTTGGTGCAAACTCAATTAAAAACGAACTATTAGAAAAAGCCATCAAACAACTAAAAAATGGTGCTAATTCTGAAGATACTATTCGTAAACTTGCTGATCAATTAGCCAACAAACTATTACATTTACCCTTTAAAAATATTAAACAAACTTCCATTGAAAATTTATCTCAATGTGAAGGTTGTATACCTTATATTAAAAACTAA
- a CDS encoding lipoprotein insertase outer membrane protein LolB, translated as MKRIIITCFTLFLSSCSTLNIHPTKLEYQQTLPSIWKVYGRLSVSVNSDTKTLGFEVSFDHHDYKLILSTAFGFGQILIESSQKKLLVNDKLINLTFNQWMTNEMGWYLPIDTLAKILFKNEINSTRHWQIKISSYQLIDDIQYPKVIRFNHLSKLIKIKLLINEVHKLK; from the coding sequence ATGAAACGAATAATAATTACGTGTTTTACTTTGTTTTTATCAAGCTGCTCAACACTTAATATCCATCCTACAAAGTTAGAATATCAACAAACTTTACCGAGTATTTGGAAAGTATATGGCAGATTAAGTGTAAGTGTTAATAGTGATACAAAAACATTAGGTTTTGAAGTGAGTTTTGACCATCATGATTATAAACTTATACTAAGCACAGCTTTTGGTTTTGGTCAAATTTTGATTGAGTCTAGTCAGAAAAAGCTGTTGGTTAATGATAAGCTAATCAATTTAACTTTTAATCAATGGATGACTAATGAGATGGGGTGGTACTTGCCTATTGATACTTTAGCCAAGATATTGTTTAAAAATGAGATAAATAGCACTCGTCATTGGCAGATTAAAATTAGTAGTTATCAATTGATTGATGATATTCAATATCCAAAAGTGATTCGTTTTAATCATCTGAGCAAACTCATCAAAATCAAACTACTGATTAATGAAGTTCATAAGTTAAAATAG
- a CDS encoding metal ABC transporter permease, which produces MENFIFRAVLAAIGISIIAGSLGCFVIWKRMSYFSESISHSALLGVSLGLASGLSVHFSLVIVGVIFAILVVILQRRQFLSNDAILGIFSHIALSLGIIVLSFIGNTNMDYFSLLFGDILSITNADIIWVYVILIVLGLLLIIFWQRLLLLTLNEELAVAQGLNRDFYQLLFMLMIALAVSVSVQIVGVLLITSLLIIPPAVARVFANTPSGMVFQSVIVSMVAVALGLGTSMAYDLATGPAIVIALGGLFILSQFMYKRST; this is translated from the coding sequence ATGGAAAATTTTATTTTTAGGGCCGTTCTAGCAGCTATTGGTATTTCAATTATTGCAGGTTCATTAGGCTGTTTTGTTATTTGGAAACGTATGAGTTATTTTTCAGAATCTATTTCACATTCAGCACTTTTAGGTGTATCTTTAGGACTTGCTAGTGGCTTAAGTGTTCATTTTAGTTTGGTGATAGTGGGTGTGATATTTGCAATACTTGTTGTCATTTTGCAACGAAGACAATTTTTATCTAATGATGCTATTTTGGGTATTTTTTCACACATTGCTTTGTCATTAGGTATTATTGTTTTAAGTTTTATTGGTAACACTAATATGGATTATTTTTCACTCTTATTTGGTGATATTTTGTCTATTACAAACGCTGATATTATTTGGGTGTATGTAATTTTAATTGTACTTGGCTTACTGCTCATTATTTTTTGGCAACGTTTATTATTATTAACCTTAAATGAAGAACTAGCAGTTGCACAAGGACTTAATCGAGATTTTTATCAGTTATTATTTATGTTAATGATTGCGTTAGCTGTTTCTGTTTCAGTGCAAATTGTGGGTGTGCTTTTGATTACTTCCCTGCTAATTATTCCACCAGCTGTTGCTAGAGTATTTGCTAATACTCCCAGTGGTATGGTATTTCAATCAGTTATTGTTTCTATGGTTGCAGTTGCTCTTGGTCTTGGTACTTCAATGGCTTATGATTTGGCCACAGGTCCGGCAATTGTAATTGCTTTGGGTGGATTATTTATATTGTCACAATTTATGTATAAAAGATCAACTTAG
- the prfA gene encoding peptide chain release factor 1 yields the protein MHASIFAKLEQLSMRLEEVDVMLSNPKVASDVKKFTKLSIERAQLTPVNQQFQAYLSHHRNLEDAKLMLLEDDMDIKAMAKEEMLDVKKKLDHLYLELKKSLLPKDPNDSRNIIIEIRAGTGGNEASIFSSNLFKMYSRYTEKKKWQIEVISSSLGEHGGFKEIIARISGVGVYSKLKFESGAHRVQRVPETESQGRVHTSACTIAIMPEVENIEEVNINMSDVRVDTFRASGAGGQHVNKTNSAVRITHIPTGTVAECQDGRSQHKNKAQALLVLASRIFDLQQQEQHKEQASTRKELIGSGDRSQRIRTYNYPQGRITDHRINLTLYKLSEIMEGNLNAIIEPLIVEQQTSQLTELNDVLS from the coding sequence ATGCATGCATCCATCTTTGCCAAATTAGAGCAGCTATCAATGCGCCTTGAAGAAGTGGATGTTATGTTATCCAACCCAAAAGTTGCTAGTGACGTTAAAAAATTCACAAAGTTATCTATTGAACGCGCTCAATTAACCCCAGTTAATCAACAATTTCAAGCTTACTTGTCACATCATAGAAATTTAGAAGATGCAAAACTAATGCTACTTGAAGACGATATGGATATAAAAGCTATGGCCAAAGAGGAAATGCTTGATGTTAAAAAAAAATTAGACCATCTTTATTTAGAGCTTAAAAAATCTCTCTTACCAAAAGATCCTAACGATTCTCGAAACATTATCATTGAAATTAGAGCAGGTACAGGTGGCAATGAAGCTAGTATTTTTTCAAGCAATTTGTTCAAAATGTACAGTCGCTACACCGAAAAGAAGAAATGGCAAATAGAGGTCATAAGCTCCAGTCTTGGCGAGCATGGTGGTTTTAAAGAAATTATTGCTCGCATTAGCGGGGTAGGTGTTTACTCAAAATTAAAATTTGAGTCTGGCGCACACCGCGTACAACGCGTACCAGAAACTGAAAGTCAAGGTCGAGTACACACTTCAGCATGTACAATTGCTATTATGCCTGAGGTTGAAAATATTGAAGAAGTTAACATTAATATGAGTGATGTTCGTGTTGATACCTTTAGGGCCAGTGGCGCAGGCGGCCAACATGTTAATAAAACTAATTCTGCTGTACGCATAACACACATCCCAACTGGTACTGTAGCTGAATGTCAAGATGGTCGTTCGCAACATAAAAATAAAGCCCAAGCTTTGTTAGTATTAGCATCACGTATTTTCGATCTACAACAACAAGAGCAACACAAAGAACAAGCATCAACTCGTAAGGAATTGATAGGTAGTGGCGACCGTTCACAACGTATTCGTACCTATAATTATCCACAAGGACGTATTACCGACCATCGCATTAATTTAACCTTATACAAACTTTCAGAAATTATGGAGGGCAATTTAAATGCAATTATTGAGCCATTAATCGTTGAGCAACAAACCAGTCAATTAACAGAATTGAATGATGTTCTAAGTTGA
- the tolR gene encoding protein TolR, translating to MIELPKRHRHVIDAQINIVPYIDVMLVLLVIFMMTTPIIEQGIEIDLPSTEAKMVDFTQQQPTIITIDKQGKYFINSFNEDDSDIAKGEKLPLGIIAGRVSARLEIYPQMKVFVRGDRQVAYGSVVSLMSFLQKNGVDKIGIVTESPDAK from the coding sequence ATGATTGAATTACCAAAACGACACAGACATGTCATAGATGCACAAATTAATATTGTTCCATATATTGATGTGATGCTAGTGCTGTTGGTAATTTTTATGATGACTACGCCTATTATTGAGCAAGGTATTGAGATTGATTTACCTTCTACTGAGGCGAAAATGGTAGATTTCACGCAACAACAGCCTACAATTATTACCATTGATAAGCAAGGTAAATATTTCATCAATTCATTTAATGAGGATGATTCTGATATCGCTAAAGGGGAAAAATTGCCATTAGGCATTATTGCAGGGCGCGTTAGTGCCCGGCTTGAAATCTATCCACAAATGAAAGTGTTTGTTCGTGGTGATAGGCAAGTGGCTTATGGTTCTGTTGTATCTTTAATGTCTTTTTTACAAAAAAATGGAGTTGATAAGATTGGTATTGTGACTGAATCTCCAGATGCAAAATAA
- the tolQ gene encoding protein TolQ: MDSLSIFSLILSAGFVVQMVMLILILMSIYSWTLILSKKKILIDTNKNIKLFHQNFSANIDLEKLAYQTLKKDINQSSMERIFSTGFQELTHTTSDFNQVLIIDAERAYRVMNTMANNEVNRLDSGLSILAMIASSSPYIGLFGTVWGIMHSFIGLASVKQATVAIVAPGIAEALIATAFGLFAAIPATIAYNRLISQVESINNKYTAFVEQLFVLFQRQNRQ, from the coding sequence ATGGATAGTTTGTCAATTTTTAGTTTAATTCTTAGTGCCGGCTTTGTGGTGCAAATGGTGATGTTAATTTTAATATTGATGAGTATTTATTCTTGGACTCTTATCTTATCAAAAAAGAAAATCCTGATTGATACTAACAAGAATATTAAGTTGTTTCATCAAAATTTTTCAGCCAATATTGATTTAGAAAAATTAGCATACCAAACGCTTAAAAAAGATATTAATCAAAGTTCAATGGAGCGTATTTTTAGCACAGGTTTTCAAGAACTTACTCACACCACCTCAGATTTTAATCAAGTATTAATAATAGATGCTGAGCGCGCTTATCGAGTTATGAATACCATGGCTAATAACGAAGTTAACCGCTTAGATAGCGGTTTGAGTATTCTAGCTATGATTGCCTCATCTAGCCCGTATATTGGCTTATTTGGCACAGTTTGGGGAATTATGCACTCGTTTATTGGTTTGGCATCAGTTAAGCAAGCAACCGTCGCCATTGTTGCTCCCGGCATTGCTGAGGCGCTTATTGCAACGGCATTTGGTTTATTTGCTGCTATTCCTGCCACCATTGCCTACAATCGTTTAATTTCTCAAGTTGAGTCAATTAACAATAAATATACAGCCTTTGTTGAACAATTGTTTGTTTTGTTTCAAAGACAAAATAGACAATGA